Part of the Lotus japonicus ecotype B-129 chromosome 6, LjGifu_v1.2 genome, TTCCTAGAGAAGTCACTACCAATATTCTGCACAAGCTTGGTCCCTTTGAAATTTTGGACAGTGCAAGCCTTGTGTGTCCTCTATGGTGGAAAATCTGCATGGACCCTCTCATGTGGCGCACCATTGACATGACCAACCCCCCTCTCTATCCACATGACAAATTGGTTCGGTTTTGTCGTCGTCCCATTAAACGAAGTTGCGGTCATTTAGAAGACATTAGTATTGATGATTTTTGCACCAATAAAATCCTCAAAGACATTGCTAATTGGTAAtctcattatttttctctttattggCTTAATTCCATGTTTTATAATACTAATTTTCCATGCTTTTCTCTTAATTTTGGctcaattacattttttttataaatagtaTGTAAAATTTGAGTGAGCACTTAACATTTGTGACATATGTTTAGTGAATGTTTcatattaattttgttttagcATATGATTCTTTGTACTatctgtttgtttttttttttcatggtaTTATAGCGGAAGTCACGTACGTCGGATGCGGCTTTTGAAATGCGAGGAAATGTCTGATAAAGGATTGATTGCGGTTGTGAAGAAGCTTCCAATATTGGAGGAGTTTGAAATTTCATTTGGTGACGTATCTAAGTATACTTTGGAACTTACGGGCAAATGTTGCTCACATTTGAAAGTGCTGAAATTTAACAAGAAGGAAGATAAAGAATACAAGTGTGACGATGAGGCATTTGCTATTGCGAAGACCATGCCTGGGCTACGCCATCTCCAGCTTTTGGGAAATAGGCTCACTGATAAAGGCCTGCTTGCCATTCTTGACGGATGCCCTCGTCTTGAATCTCTTGATCTGCGTGTTTGTTCCAATGTTGATTTAAGCGGAAGTTTGAGGGAAAGGTGTTGTAAGCAGATTAGATATTTACGTTTCCCGGAAGACTTGAGTGATGAA contains:
- the LOC130724870 gene encoding F-box protein SKIP19-like: MACSEERPAKEAKGESTEGPNWLELPREVTTNILHKLGPFEILDSASLVCPLWWKICMDPLMWRTIDMTNPPLYPHDKLVRFCRRPIKRSCGHLEDISIDDFCTNKILKDIANCGSHVRRMRLLKCEEMSDKGLIAVVKKLPILEEFEISFGDVSKYTLELTGKCCSHLKVLKFNKKEDKEYKCDDEAFAIAKTMPGLRHLQLLGNRLTDKGLLAILDGCPRLESLDLRVCSNVDLSGSLRERCCKQIRYLRFPEDLSDEVGIYVEDEDEYCELCGYDCGCGEGGGYVNCGRHNDELIDTLITLKDSNDPDDKAYEKTLLAQYYDSFEMV